ACGAGGCTCTCATAGAGTCCGGGCGGAAGATGGGTCACCCAAAAGGAGTACACGCTGTCGCGTCTGGTTCCTGCCTTTGGGGAATCGGGGAGGTGCGGGTGTTCACAGAAACTAGCCGAGCGATGGGCGATGTCCGGCGTGTTGCACGCTGTCGGTCTTCGGGTTTGTTGGAGGGGGCTCGCGGTCAGCGCTGATGACTCAGCGGCTGCGGAGCGCCTCGACCTCGGCCGCTGTGAGCTGGGTGGAACGCGCCACCACCGCCACTTCGAACCCCTCTGCCAGAAGGCGGCGGGCGGTTTCTCGGCGACCCTCGAGGCTGCCCTGCTGTCGGCCCTGCTGCAGGCCGTCTTCGCGCGCATTCGCGAGGCTCGTTGCAACGTCGCGAGTGAACTTCTCGCGTGAGAACATCCAAGCGCGCACTTCCTCATCGGATTGCGCGCGTTGCATCTTGTCGAAGGCCATGGCCACACCCTCCTCAGTGCTCAACTTCTCTGGGAGCCGCATTCCTCCTCGTATATACTCCTGTGCGAAGCGGAGCATGTGGAGCCAGTGATCGGCTGGCGTGGCCAGCTCGCGCACATCGTGCTTTTTGAACTTGGGCAGCTCGAAGAAGTGAATCTGCAGGTCGTCAGTCAGAACATCCCCATGATCACGCTCCCTCAGCAGGTAGACGCTGTGCAGGCTTTTCCGCGTCG
This DNA window, taken from Pseudomonadota bacterium, encodes the following:
- a CDS encoding Rpn family recombination-promoting nuclease/putative transposase; amino-acid sequence: MRFPTRKSLHSVYLLRERDHGDVLTDDLQIHFFELPKFKKHDVRELATPADHWLHMLRFAQEYIRGGMRLPEKLSTEEGVAMAFDKMQRAQSDEEVRAWMFSREKFTRDVATSLANAREDGLQQGRQQGSLEGRRETARRLLAEGFEVAVVARSTQLTAAEVEALRSR